A part of Falco cherrug isolate bFalChe1 chromosome 16, bFalChe1.pri, whole genome shotgun sequence genomic DNA contains:
- the CDK18 gene encoding cyclin-dependent kinase 18 isoform X2, whose amino-acid sequence MNRMKNFKRRFSLSVPRTETIEESLTEFTEQFNQLNNRRNEDLAQGHLQLGHLGRDFQADTSPISPSEAEGQSPMAVRYRNSSQRRFSMEDVSKRLSLPMDIRLPPEFLQKLQMESPEFPKPLSRMSRRASLSDIGFGKLETYVKLDKLGEGTYATVFKGRSKLTENLVALKEIRLEHEEGAPCTAIREVSLLKNLKHANIVTLHDIIHTERSLTLVFEYLDNDLKQYLDNCGNLMSVHNVKIFMFQLLRGLAYCHGRKILHRDLKPQNLLINERGELKLADFGLARAKSVPTKTYSNEVVTLWYRPPDVLLGSTEYSTPIDMWGVGCIHYEMVTGRPMFPGSTVKEELHLIFRLLGTPTEDTWPGITSNEEFKAYNFTQYRAQPLINHAPRLDSEGIDLLTNLLLYKAKGRISAEAALRHAYFKSLGERVHLLPDNASIFSLKEIQLQKDPGYRGSAFQQSARGKNRRQSIF is encoded by the exons ACCTGGCTCAAGGCCACCTACAGCTGGGACACCTGGGCAGGGACTTCCAAGCAGACACCAGCCCCATCTCCCCCTCCGAGGCGGAAGGGCAGTCCCCGATGGCCGTGCGCTACCGCAACAGCAGCCAGCGGCGCTTCTCCATGGAG GATGTCAGCAAGCGTCTCTCCCTGCCCATGGACATCCGCCTGCCCCCTGAGttcttgcagaagctgcagatGGAAAGCCCAGAGTTCCCCAAGCCCCTCAGCAGGATGTCCCGACGGGCTTCTCTG TCAGATATTGGGTTTGGAAAGCTGGAAACCTATGTCAAACTGGACAAACTGGGAGAG GGCACTTACGCCACTGTCTTCAAGGGACGCAGCAAGCTGACCGAAAACCTCGTTGCCCTGAAGGAAATCCGCCTGGAGCATGAGGAAGGGGCACCTTGCACGGCCATTCGGGAag TGTCGCTGCTGAAGAACCTGAAGCACGCCAACATCGTGACCCTGCATGACATCATCCACACGGAGCGCTCCCTCACCCTTGTCTTCGAGTACCTG GACAACGACCTCAAGCAGTACCTCGATAACTGTGGGAACCTGATGAGCGTGCACAATGTGAAG ATCTTCATGTTCCAGTTGCTGCGTGGCCTGGCTTATTGTCATGGGAGAAAGATCCTGCACCGAGACCTCAAACCCCAGAACCTGCTCATCAACGAGAGAGGAGAGCTCAAGCTGGCTGACTTTG GACTGGCCAGAGCCAAGTCAGTTCCTACAAAAACATATTCCAATGAGGTGGTCACGCTGTGGTACCGGCCCCCTGACGTCCTGCTGGGATCTACCGAGTATTCCACACCCATTGACATGTG GGGCGTTGGGTGCATCCACTACGAGATGGTCACGGGACGGCCCATGTTCCCGGGCTCCACGGTGAAAGAAGAGCTGCATTTGATCTTCAGGCTGCTGG gAACCCCAACAGAAGACACCTGGCCTGGAATCACATCCAACGAGGAGTTTAAGGCTTACAATTTCACACAGTACCGAGCCCAGCCGTTAATAAATCACGCCCCAAG GCTGGACTCGGAAGGCATTGACTTGCTGACAAACCTCCTTCTG TACAAAGCCAAAGGCCGGATTTCGGCGGAGGCAGCCCTGCGGCACGCTTACTTCAAGAGCCTGGGAGAGCGGGTGCATCTCCTGCCTGACA ATGCTTCCATCTTCTCCCTGAAGGAGATCCAGCTTCAAAAGGACCCTGGCTACCGTGGCTCAGCCTTTCAGCAGTCAG CCCGAGGCAAGAACAGGAGGCAGAGTATATTTTAA
- the MFSD4A gene encoding major facilitator superfamily domain-containing protein 4A, with protein sequence MWWDERVSARFRRNLQPTLTYWSVFFSFGLCIAFLGPTLLDLRCQTQSSLSQITWVFFSQQFCLLLGSCLGGVFKRTLSQSLFALFASSLAISLVFAIIPLCHNVVVLAVVMAVAGLAMGCIDTISNMQLVKIYQKDSAIFLQALHFFVGFGALLSPLIADPFLSDTNCILSNTTANASSNLPHIRKSLVPHHPGNLSHYDLPMKGMVVTRVSYAFWIMALINLPVPIAVFFLLYKERMVPCFNSSSHPLLSADELAMETRPVEKDDLCAAVQRPQAAGGHDDLFSCCQSKNFRGASYTYFAVHITGALVLFMTDGIVGEYSGFIYSYAVEEPLSVVHKVAGYLPSLFWGFITLGRLISIPVSYRMKPATMVFINVVGVLITFLLLLIFSYSVVFLFVGTASLGLFLSSTFPSMLAYTEDILQYKGCATTVLVTGAGIGEMVLQLLVGSIIHDQGSYSFLVCGMIFGGLAFIFYAFLLFFHRMYPKPSSDPDDASPDKPAVTDDTGQYQR encoded by the exons ATGTGGTGGGACGAGCGGGTGTCGGCGCGGTTCCGGAGGAACCTGCAGCCCACCCTCACCTACTGGAGCGTCTTCTTCAGCTTCGGCCTCTGCATCGCCTTCCTGGGGCCCACGCTGCTGGACCTGCGCTGCCAGACCCAGAGCTCCCTCTCCCAGATCACCTGGGTCTTCTTCTCCCAGCAGTTCTGCCTCCTGCTCGGCAGCTGCCTCGGAGGGGTCTTCAAGAGGAC GTTGTCTCAGTCCTTGTTTGCACTCTTCGCCTCGTCGCTGGCGATCTCCTTGGTCTTTGCCATCATCCCCCTGTGCCACAATGTGGTGGTCCTGGCTGTGGTCATGGCTGTGGCAGGACTGGCCATGGGTTGCATCGACACAATCTCCAACATGCAGCTGGTGAAGATCTACCAGAAGGACTCGGCCATCTTCCTGCAG gctcttcatttctttgtggGCTTTGGAGCACTGCTGAGCCCGCTGATAGCTGACCCCTTCCTCTCGGACACCAACTGCATCCTCTCAAACACCACGGCCAATGCCTCCAGCAACCTCCCTCACATCCGCAAGTCCCTGGTCCCGCACCATCCAGGCAACCTGTCCCATTATGACTTGCCGATGAAAGGCATGGTGGTCACACGCGTCTCCTACGCCTTCTGGATCATGGCCCTCATCAAT ctgccggTGCCCATCGCGGTGTTTTTCTTGCTCTACAAGGAGCGGATGGTGCCGTgcttcaacagcagcagccacccgCTGCTGTCAGCTGACGAGCTGGCAATGGAGACGCGGCCCGTGGAGAAGGACGATCTCTGCGCTGCTGTGCAGAGaccccaggcagcaggag GTCATGATGACTTATTTAGCTGCTGCCAAAGCAAAAACTTCAGAGGGGCTTCTTACACCTACTTCGCAGTCCACATCACTGGGGCTCTTGTTCTCTTCATGACTGATGGGATTGTG GGAGAGTACTCGGGCTTCATTTACAGCTACGCCGTGGAAGAGCCTCTCTCCGTAGTACATAAAGTGGCCGGTTACCTGCCCAGCCTCTTCTGGGGATTCATCACACTGGGCAGGCTCATCTCCATCCCCGTGTCCTACCGAATGAAGCCGGCAACTATGGTCTTCATCAATGTG GTTGGAGTCCTGATAactttcctcctgctcctgaTTTTCTCCTACAGCGTCGTCTTCTTGTTTGTGGGGACAGCGTCTCTGGGGCTGTTCCTCAGCAGCACGTTCCCCAGCATGCTGGCCTACACCGAGGACATCCTGCAGTACAAAG GCTGTGCCACAACCGTGTTAGTGACTGGAGCTGGAATTGGTGAGATGGTGCtacagctgctggtgggatCG ATTATACACGATCAGGGCAGCTACAGTTTCCTGGTCTGCGGGATGATCTTTGGAGGCTTGGCCTTTATCTTCTACGCTTTCCTCTTGTTTTTCCACAGGATGTACCCCAAGCCCTCATCAG ATCCGGATGATGCCTCGCCCGACAAACCAGCAGTAACGGATGACACCGGACAGTATCAGCGCTAA